In a single window of the Populus alba chromosome 16, ASM523922v2, whole genome shotgun sequence genome:
- the LOC118063014 gene encoding L10-interacting MYB domain-containing protein-like, whose protein sequence is MDDSQSQDKACWTREMLHAFCDICIHAIEQGMRPNTHFDKAGWKFVMNSFKDQTGHALTKVQLKNKWDGIKKDWRIWKRLISETGVGWSAELGTIAAPDEWWKAKNQEIHGAIKFRHAGIDPTLCCKYDIMFTNTVATGQYAWAPSQGLNCDEDGVGQMHTNAMNDDPHLHEGSGDSEEGSLPNFVADVENMVAGVTFASSTSNPTGSSGKIKGVQQSSTQNEKKKRSAGRGSQLFSRLDKLVDSVSTNSECTSSVLDKKGCSIEEVMKEFHSIEEVVFGNELYCFATEFFMVRSRREMWAAIGDMDRKFQWLKLMFDRRANYRP, encoded by the exons ATGGACGATTCTCAATCACAAGATAAGGCTTGTTGGACTAGAGAGATGTTGCATGCTTTTTGTGACATATGTATTCATGCAATTGAGCAAGGTATGCGACCCAACACACATTTCGACAAAGCTGGGTGGAAGTTTGTTATGAATAGCTTTAAGGATCAAACTGGTCATGCATTAACGAAAGTACAATTAAAGAATAAGTGGGACggaattaaaaaagattggagAATATGGAAAAGGTTGATTTCCGAAACAGGAGTAGGATGGAGTGCTGAACTTGGAACAATTGCGGCTCCTGATGAATGGTGGAAAGCTAAAAACcag GAGATACACGGGGCAATAAAGTTTAGGCATGCTGGGATCGATCCAACTTTGTGTTGTAAATATGATATCATGTTTACAAACACTGTTGCTACCGGTCAGTATGCTTGGGCTCCATCGCAGGGTTTGAATTGTGATGAAGATGGTGTCGGTCAAATGCACACTAACGCAATGAATGATGACCCTCATCTTCATGAAGGTAGTGGAGATTCTGAGGAGGGTAGTCTTCCCAATTTTGTTGCCGATGTGGAGAATATGGTGGCTGGTGTGACTTTTGCCAGTAGCACAAGCAATCCCACCGGTAGTAGTGGGAAAATAAAAGGTGTCCAACAAAGTTCTacacaaaatgagaaaaaaaaaaggagtgctGGAAGGGGATCGCAATTGTTTTCTCGATTAGATAAGTTAGTGGATAGTGTTTCTACCAATAGTGAATGCACGTCAagtgttttggataaaaaaggTTGTAGCATAGAAGAGGTGATGAAGGAGTTTCACTCCATTGAGGAAGTGGTGTTCGGCAATGAGTTGTATTGTTTTGCAACTGagttttttatggttagaaGTAGGAGGGAAATGTGGGCAGCAATTGGTGACATGGACCGCAAATTTCAGTGGCTGAAATTAATGTTCGATCGAAGGGCAAACTACCGACCTTGA
- the LOC118063023 gene encoding uncharacterized protein: MDANWFNALFDDHYENVMNNVGRYVSDGFAGTSSVSGFGGSFSDGYGNYNSEVQDDDINQQDDDDSGDLFWRRECDRKKLVICTARAMALYHETYIYKESCMNSYNTGMRWLLEIINGHWIRCVNMFRMDSDTLKSLALKLETMYGLKPSRRMSVIEKLGMFVYTLALGASNKEVQERFQHSGETVSRNFNEVLRSVCLLATHIIRPVDPEFTTTPLEIAMNPRYMSYFKNCIGAIDGTHVRACVSQENQIPFIGRKGIPTQNVMAACSFDMQFTFVWAGWEGSAHDTRIFYEAIGNTNIQFPRPPEGKYYLVDSGYPNEYDYLGPYRGERYHLPEFRRRGQPQSWEELFNRVHSSLRCVIKRTFGVWKKRWRILQTMPEFPYKSHVKIVVASMALHNYIRRKSSQDVAFNNFDNHPDFVPQDTFPDVVPQSQASSHQRASSMDDIRDGIANSLMGQ, from the exons atggATGCGAACTGGTTTAATGCACTTTTTGATGACCATTATGAAAATGTTATGAATAATGTTGGTCGGTATGTGTCCGATGGGTTTGCTGGTACAAGTTCTGTAAGTGGATTTGGAGGAAGTTTCAGTGATGGTTATGGAAACTACAATAGTGAGGTTCAGGATGACGACATAAATCAACAGGATGACGATGACAGTGGAGATTTATTTTGGCGTAGAGAGTGTGATCGCAAAAAATTAGTCATCTGCACTGCAAGAGCAATGGCTTTATATCACGAAACGTATATTTATAAAGAGTCATGTATGAATTCATATAACACTGGCATGCGATGGTTgcttgaaattataaatggtcATTGGATACGTTGTGTGAACATGTTTCGGATGGATTCTGACACATTGAAAAGTTTGGCTTTGAAGTTGGAAACGATGTATGGGTTGAAACCGTCTAGACGGATGAGTGTTATTGAGAAATTAGGCATGTTTGTCTACACTTTAGCTCTAGGAGCGTCGAATAAGGAAGTGCAGGAGCGTTTTCAGCATTCAGGTGAAACTGTTTCAAGAAATTTCAATGAGGTGCTTCGTTCTGTGTGCTTGCTTGCAACGCATATAATAAGACCAGTAGATCCAGAATTCACAACAACTCCATTGGAAATTGCAATGAATCCGAGATACATGTCGTATTTCAAG aatTGCATTGGAGCGATTGATGGAACACATGTACGTGCATGTGtttcacaagaaaatcaaataccatTCATTGGTAGAAAAGGTATACCGACGCAAAATGTAATGGCAGCATGTAGCTTTGACATGCAATTTACATTTGTTTGGGCTGGGTGGGAAGGTAGTGCTCATGATACAAGAATATTTTATGAGGCGATTGGAAATACAAACATACAATTTCCGAGGCCACCAGAAG GGAAGTATTATCTTGTTGATTCGGGATATCCGAATGAGTACGATTACTTGGGTCCATATAGAGGGGAAAGATATCATCTTCCAGAATTTCGTCGACGAGGACAACCCCAAAGTTGGGAGGAACTATTTAACCGAGTCCATTCATCATTACGATGTGTGATCAAACGTACATTTGGAGTTTGGAAGAAAAGATGGCGAATCTTGCAAACCATGCCTGAGTTTCCTTACAAATCACATGTTAAAATTGTTGTCGCATCAATGGCGCTGCACAACTATATTCGACGGAAGTCGAGCCAAGATGTTGCATTCAACAACTTTGATAACCACCCTGATTTCGTTCCTCAAGATACTTTTCCCGATGTCGTTCCACAATCACAAGCGAGTTCACACCAGAGGGCGTCGAGTATGGATGATATTCGTGATGGCattgcaaatagtttgatgGGGCAGTAA